In the Erythrolamprus reginae isolate rEryReg1 chromosome 13, rEryReg1.hap1, whole genome shotgun sequence genome, one interval contains:
- the LOC139175491 gene encoding uncharacterized protein — MDVRRDSWFLVMAWALLEGPLSSGESQGTNGPCEQQLRFRHNSVEGGGPWLSTLALLSSIGAIWLFVFYAIRCLCLRRNQCIQELDEGVEKSWEQEVQTPCPEEDRSQSCGYQSQVLVPAQPEFGSSPPGTNPTLQAYAHQLACMEHELEHFLSEVRNRQGTLGAKGGKEKGSPNLKKWGSDKLRITVYEIADSEQPDSAWGRGRKRKFK; from the exons ATGGATGTCCGGAGAGACTCTTGGTTCCTGGTCATGGCCTGGGCATTGCTGGAGGGCCCCTTGTCCTCTGGGGAGAGTCAGGGTACAAACGGCCCTTGTGAGCAGCAGCTGCGATTTCGGCACAACAGCGTTGAGGGTGGGGGTCCCTGGCTGTCCACCCTGGCTCTGCTCAGCAGTATTGGCGCCATTTGGCTGTTCGTCTTCTACGCCATCCGCTGCTTGTGCCTCCGGAGGAACCAGTGCATTCAGGAGCTGGACGAGGGAGTAGAGAAAAGTTGGGAG CAGGAGGTCCAGACGCCCTGCCCAGAAGAAGACAGGAGCCAATCGTGCGGCTATCAATCTCAGGTGCTTGTCCCAGCCCAGCCCGAGTTCGGATCCAGCCCTCCGGGCACCAACCCCACCCTCCAGGCATATGCCCACCAGCTGGCCTGCATGGAGCATGAGCTGGAGCATTTCCTGAGTGAGGTCCGCAACCGGCAGGGCACCCTGGGGgccaaaggagggaaggagaagggctcCCCGAATCTGAAAAAGTGGGGTTCAGACAAACTGCGCATCACTGTCTACGAAATTGCCGACAGCGAGCAGCCGGACTCGGCATGGGGCAGAGGACGCAAGAGGAAGTTCAAATAG